The Penaeus vannamei isolate JL-2024 chromosome 23, ASM4276789v1, whole genome shotgun sequence DNA window tatatatatatatgtatatatatataatatacatatatataatatatatatatatatatatatatatatattcatatatatatactatatatgtatatatatatatatatatatatatatatattcatatatatatatactatatatgtatatatatatataaatatatatatatatatatatatatatgtatatatatatatatatatatatatatattataaaaacatatatattatatgtattatatataaatatatatataatatatatatattatatatatacatatatatatatatgtttttataatatatatatatatatatatatatatatatatatatatatttatatatatatatatatatatatatatatatatatatatatatatttatatatacattatatatatatatatatatatatatatatatatatatatatatatatatatttatttatttatttatattatatatatatatatatatatatgtaattatatatatatatatatatatatatatatatatatatatatatatatatatatatatatatatatatatatatatatgtgtgtgtgtgtgtgtgtgtgtgcacacaagtgtacatatacatatatatacattatatctgcACAGAAAACTGTCTCAGTCTATTCTAAATTTACTTAAACATATCAACCTTTCTTACTTGTGAGACCAAGTTAAGACAAATTTTAACAGTACAGGACCATTTTTGCTGTTTCAAATAATTTTGCTTGCCTAAGAACGTTTGTAGATACTGCCCCTTATTCTACCATATATTAAATCTTCAAATCTACTATTCTTTTTGGAATATGTATGGAATTACGAtgaaatatacatagaaatttCTCATATtgtatatactttctctctctctctctctctctctctctctctctctctctctctctctctctctctctctctctctctctctctctctctctctctctctctctttcctctcttttgatTTTATACAGATCCAGACGACCCTCTGGATGCCAACGAAGAATATCGCTCAGTGTTAAAACTAGCTTTGGGTGATTTCTCACTCGTCTATTCTCCTGAAGTAGATTGTGCCGATCCAGAGGAATTTGAAGAAGATTATCAAGATCTCAGAGCTTTTGTGACAGTCAAGTCTTGTAAGGAAATCACAGATGAACGCAAGATGAGAAATTTCAGGAAGTAAGAGTACTTTTCAGAGTAAATGGAAGAAAACAGCAAGAGatatacacaagaaaaaattTACATATGTTGTCTGTAACCATTTTGTACTCTGAATTGGTATGCTCTTTTCAGATTTAAACTATGTGATTGGTGGGTAGAAAATCAGCTGTCTGGTGTTCCTCGGATTATTGTTGGCtatcgtaatgatgatggtattgtccATACTCTGGAACTCTTGAAGACAGAGGAATTGCCAGAAAAAGGAGAGGTGAGTTTCCATTTTCTGTGCTAAAAATTAACATTACAGTGGATTTAAATGAGAGTAAATTTTGATATTACGTTATTAATATACTTTTATTGATTTAccaattaatgtttttttatgttataaaAGGGAATTTCTTTTTGGTGGTGCTTTGTACCAAATAGTCACAAAACtgcctgtttatatatctgtatatcagtttaaatgcacacacacacacacacacacacacacacacacacacacacacacacacacacacacacacacacacacacacacaccacaccacaccacaccacaccacaccacaccacaccacaccacaccacactacacgcatgcacacacacacaccacacgcatgcacacacacacacacacacacacacacacacacacacacacacacacacactcacacacacacacacacacacacacacacacacacacacacacacacacacacacacacacacacacacacacacacacacacacacacacacacacacacatgcacacacacacacacatgcaaacgcacacccacacacatacatgcacatgcacacacagacacacatgcacacacacacacacatgcacacacacacacacatgcacacacacacacacatgcacacacacacacacatgcacacacacacacacatgcacacacacacacacacacacacacacacacacacacatacacacacacacacacacacacacacacacacacacacacacacacacacacacacccacacatacacacacacacacacacacacacacacacacacacacacacacacagatacacacacacacacagatacacacacacacacagatacacacacaaatacacacacagatacacggatacacacacagatacacagatacacacacagatacacagatacacacacagatacacagatacacacacagatacacacgcacacacatgcacacacacacacacacacacatgcacacacacacacagatagacacacacacagatatacagacacacacagatacacacacacacacagatacacacacacacacagatacacacacacacacagatacacacacacacagatacacacacacacacacagatacacacacacacacacagatacacacagacacacacacacagatacacacacacacagatacacgtgcaggtacagacacacacacacacagatacacacacagccacagatacacacacagatatacagattcacacagatacacagatacacacacacacacagacatacacacacaaaagagacatacacacacatagatacacacacacagatacacacacacacacacacacacacacacacacacacacacacacacacacacacacacacacacacacacacacacacaaacaaacatacgcacgcacacacacgcacacacacacacacacacacacacacacacacacacacacacacacacacacacacacacacacacagagatacacacacaaacagagatacacacacgcacacagatacacacacacaaatatatatatatatatatacatatataaatatatatatatatttatatatatatatatttatatatatataatatatatatatataacatataatatatatatatataatatatataacatatatatatatatatatatatatatatatttatatatatatatatatatatatatatatatatatatatatatatatatatatatatatatatatatatatatatatatatatatatatatatatatatatatatatatatatatatatatatatatatatatatatatatatatatatatatatatatatatatatatatatatatatatatatatatatatatatatatatatatatatatatatatatatatatatatatatatatatatatatatatatatatatatatatatatatatatatatatatatatatatatatatatatatatatatatatatatatatatatatatatatatatatatatatatatatatatatatatatatatatgttatatatatatatatatatatatatatatatatatatatatatatatatatatatatatatatatatatatatatatatatatatatatatatatatatatatatatatatatatatatatatatatatatatatatatatatatatatatatatatatatatatatatatatatatatatatatatatatatatatatatatatatatatatatatatatatatatatatatatatatatttattatatatatatttatatatatatatatatatatatatatatatatatatatatatatatatatatatatatatatatatatatatatatatatatatatatatatatatatatatatatatatatatatatatatatatatatatatatatatatatatatatatatatatgtatatatatatattatattatatatatatatatatatatatatatatatatatatatatatatatatatatatatatatatatatatatatatatatataatataatatatatatatacatatatatatatatatatctatatatatatatatttatatatatatatatatatatatatatatatatatacatatatatatatacatatatatatatatatatatatatatacatatatatatatatatatatatatatatatatatatatatatatatatatatatatatatatatatatatatatatatatatatatatatattatatatatgtatatgtacatatattatatatatatatatatatatatatatatatatatatatatatataatatatgtacatatacatatatataatatatatgtatatgtacatatatatatatatatataaatatatatatatatatatatatatatatatatatatatatatatatatatatatatatatatatatatatatatatatatatatatatatatatatatatatatatatatatatatatatatatatatatatatatatatatatatatatatatatatatatatatatatatatatatatatatatatatatatatatatatatatatatatatatatatatatatatatatatatatatatatatatatatatatatatatatatatatatatatatatatatatatatatatatatatatatatatatatatatatatatatatatatatatatatatatatatatatatatatatatatatatatatatatatatatatatatatatatatatatatatatatatatatatatctatatatatatatatatatatatatatatatatatatatatatatatatatatatatatatatacaatatatatatatatatatatatatatatatatatatatatatatatatatatatatatatatatttatttatttatatatatatatgtatatatatatattatatatatatacatatatatatattatatatatattatatattatatacatattatacattatatatatattatatattatatatatatatatcatatatatatataatatataataaatataatatatatattacatattatatatatattacatattatatatatattatatattatatatatattatatattatatatatattatatttattatatattatatatatatatatatattatatattatatatatgttata harbors:
- the LOC138865956 gene encoding decapping and exoribonuclease protein-like; protein product: MIASVTPIALVIGIAIIIIITFITSTKEVMSTDINIVFEKEGTFSVLCMEFCIRGVSCSSVVADPRNLQRGILPPDPDDPLDANEEYRSVLKLALGDFSLVYSPEVDCADPEEFEEDYQDLRAFVTVKSCKEITDERKMRNFRKFKLCDWWVENQLSGVPRIIVGYRNDDGIVHTLELLKTEELPEKGEVSFHFLC